Proteins found in one Paenibacillus borealis genomic segment:
- a CDS encoding alpha-glycosidase, translated as MLLEAVYHRPRLNWSYAYDHETIHLRLRAKKGDLTEVFAWAGDKYAWDTTKELIPMTLFTSDAMFDYWECESVPLYRRLKYGFLLQKGHERIWMTESDFQTERPANPNRLFEFPYINRGDVFTPPAWVKDAVFYQIFPERFANGDPSLNPDNVQPWGGTPKPDNFFGGDLQGVIDHLDHLTELGITGIYFTPIFTATTNHKYDTEDYMMVDPHFGDVATLKRLVDACHERGIRVLLDAVFNHAGRTFAPFVDVLEKGEASVYKDWFHVREFPLQVVDNIPNYDAFAFEPLMPKLNTENPEVKEYLLKVAEYWIREVGIDGWRLDVANEVDHEFWRDFRKVVKRANPEAYILGEIWHESAPWLEGDKFDAVMNYPFTDAVLDFFVYGTLDAEGFANSIGKQLSRYPLQASEVAFNLLDSHDTARLLTVADGDKNKLRLAALFQFTFMGTPCIYYGDEIGMDGDGDPDCRKCMEWDPAKQDRDLFSYYRKLIEIRGSHPALRTGSFTFLEAGPQGSKLAYERNLGDDLIIVLINTEETAQTFLVDVQERSWENLLTGEPLRAERGRLTLKLPAYGYAVLQANLA; from the coding sequence ATGTTGTTAGAAGCTGTATATCATCGTCCGCGCCTCAATTGGTCTTATGCCTATGATCATGAAACGATCCACCTGCGCTTGCGCGCCAAGAAAGGCGATCTGACCGAGGTCTTCGCCTGGGCTGGTGACAAATACGCCTGGGATACCACCAAGGAATTGATACCCATGACTCTGTTTACTTCCGATGCGATGTTCGATTACTGGGAATGCGAATCGGTTCCCCTCTACCGCCGGCTGAAGTATGGCTTCCTGCTGCAAAAGGGCCATGAGCGTATCTGGATGACAGAGAGCGATTTCCAGACAGAACGTCCCGCTAATCCAAACCGGTTGTTTGAATTCCCTTACATTAACCGCGGTGATGTCTTTACACCTCCGGCTTGGGTGAAGGATGCTGTTTTCTATCAGATCTTCCCTGAACGCTTCGCAAACGGTGACCCCAGTCTGAATCCGGACAATGTACAGCCATGGGGCGGTACTCCCAAGCCTGACAACTTCTTCGGCGGCGATCTGCAGGGGGTTATTGACCATCTGGATCATCTCACTGAACTGGGGATAACCGGCATCTATTTCACTCCAATCTTCACAGCTACCACCAACCATAAATATGACACAGAAGACTATATGATGGTTGATCCTCATTTCGGTGATGTAGCTACGCTGAAAAGACTGGTTGATGCCTGCCATGAACGAGGTATCCGTGTATTGCTTGATGCTGTATTTAACCATGCGGGCCGTACCTTTGCCCCGTTCGTGGATGTGCTGGAGAAGGGCGAAGCCTCAGTCTATAAGGATTGGTTCCACGTACGTGAATTCCCGCTCCAGGTAGTGGACAACATTCCCAACTATGACGCCTTTGCCTTTGAACCGCTGATGCCGAAGCTGAACACAGAGAATCCTGAGGTTAAAGAATATTTGCTGAAAGTCGCTGAATACTGGATCAGGGAGGTCGGTATTGACGGCTGGCGCCTGGATGTGGCAAATGAGGTGGATCATGAATTCTGGCGCGACTTCCGCAAAGTCGTGAAGCGTGCCAACCCCGAGGCTTATATTCTCGGCGAAATCTGGCATGAATCCGCGCCTTGGCTGGAGGGTGACAAGTTCGATGCGGTCATGAATTACCCGTTCACTGATGCTGTGCTCGACTTCTTCGTCTATGGCACACTTGATGCAGAGGGCTTCGCCAACTCCATCGGCAAGCAGCTGTCCCGTTACCCGCTGCAGGCCAGCGAGGTAGCCTTCAATCTGCTGGACAGCCACGACACTGCACGTCTGCTCACTGTGGCAGACGGGGATAAGAACAAGCTGAGGCTGGCTGCGCTGTTCCAGTTCACCTTCATGGGCACTCCCTGCATCTATTACGGGGATGAGATCGGCATGGACGGCGACGGCGATCCGGACTGCCGCAAGTGCATGGAGTGGGATCCGGCGAAGCAGGACCGTGACCTGTTCAGCTATTACCGTAAGCTGATTGAGATCCGCGGCAGCCATCCGGCACTGCGCACGGGAAGCTTCACTTTCCTTGAAGCCGGACCCCAGGGCAGCAAACTGGCTTATGAACGCAACCTGGGCGATGATCTGATAATCGTGCTGATCAATACGGAGGAGACCGCGCAGACCTTCCTGGTAGACGTTCAGGAACGCTCCTGGGAAAATCTGCTCACCGGGGAACCGCTCCGCGCTGAACGCGGCAGGCTGACGCTCAAGCTGCCGGCTTATGGTTATGCGGTGCTTCAGGCCAATTTGGCCTAG